The Platichthys flesus chromosome 8, fPlaFle2.1, whole genome shotgun sequence genome has a window encoding:
- the LOC133959005 gene encoding uncharacterized protein LOC133959005 yields the protein MAAEPSEMILRVIEADRVIKLKLSSRPSSVDQLINILKHKLELDNDFSLHYEDPDFDGKLTSLVDINELPQKAVLHISLSNDSSSVASTETLSDVSTPERLSRWPSGPFPIPSFSFVVEVMLTEGNREFEKNGTPLRLARDQKHDILEQLASTIYGFKAYPSDKELAKAAEALVAKHPCLKEAGSDTGWNGWKNSIKFKMGNYRTKMRRVGCKEVTVNAGKRSRRNPDNEPSHTNIKRPKRAEVNFLPNFPKGEDSSSLEHLRDLIVEELKKTERNLPLISKMMQTTFALRRQTIVMSCPPVKQLLDLWPALRMQSEVFAEFQRITNQNLSNTFYAELDRHIPRLMALFRQKASRTGKNADALAEIFKVHDEQVLHDIHSRRTTVLHALPVYLREDTSGFFQTCVDGLDEPGFGDASVALLTTLSDNSMSRVHYQPEKISVVLEGEVVATLPRLADAFLVMFGLTYALHLSYPKGLTNTFEFAQKILLGLEECKLSPRLQSLKNDLMGQV from the exons ATGGCAGCTGAACCTTCAGAAATGATCCTCCGTGTCATTGAGGCAGACCGTgttataaaattaaaactcagCTCCCGGCCTAGCTCTGTTGACCAACTAATCAACATTTTGAAACACAAACTAGAATTGGACAATGACTTTAGCTTACACTATgaagatccagattttgatgggAAACTCACTTCACTAGTGGACATTAACGAGTTGCCACAAAAAGCTGTTCTTCATATTTCCCTTTCAAATGATTCCAGCTCTGTTGCATCAACTGAAACACTCTCAGACGTGTCAACACCGGAACGTCTTAGCAGATGGCCTTCAGGTCCTTTTCCGATTccatcattttcatttgttgttgagGTAATGCTTACAGAAGGCAATAGGGAATTTGAGAAAAATGGAACCCCTCTTCGGCTGGCTAGAGACCAAAAGCATGACATTCTTGAGCAACTTGCTTCTACTATATATGGTTTTAAGGCTTACCCAAGTGACAAAGAGTTAGCTAAGGCAGCTGAAGCTCTTGTGGCCAAACATCCATGTTTAAAGGAAGCAGGATCTGACACTGGATGGAATGGCTGGAAAAACAGCATCAAGTTTAAAATGGGTAACTACAGGACCAAGATGAGAAGGGTCGGCTGTAAAGAGGTCACCGTAAATGCTGGAAAGAGAAGCCGAAGAAACCCTGACAATGAACCTTCACACACTAACATCAAAAGGCCCAAGCGGGCAGAAGTTAACTTTCTGCCAAACTTTCCCAAAGGAGAAGATTCCTCAAGTCTCGAACATTTGAGGGATCTTATTGTTGAAGAATTAAAGAAGACTGAGAGAAACCTTCCTCTCATTAGTAAGATGATGCAGACCACATTTGCCTTGCGGCGACAGACAATAGTGATGTCCTGCCCACCAGTGAAACAGCTCTTGGACCTGTGGCCTGCTCTTCGCATGCAGTCTGAG GTGTTTGCAGAGTTCCAGCGGATAACTAACCAGAACCTGTCTAACACATTCTATGCCGAACTTGATCGCCACATTCCTCGTTTGATGGCTTTATTCCGACAAAAGGCTTCTAGAACTGGAAAGAATGCAGATGCTTTGGCTGAAATTTTCAAAGTCCATGATGAACAg GTATTACATGATATCCACTCAAGGCGTACCACTGTTCTCCATGCCCTTCCTGTGTATCTGCGTGAAGATACCTCCGGATTTTTCCAAACATGTGTG GATGGTTTGGATGAGCCAGGTTTTGGGGATGCGTCAGTTGCTCTCCTTACAACACTCAGCGACAATTCAATGAGTCGAGTTCACTACCAACCAGAGAAAATCTCAGTTGTCCTAGAGGGTGAAGTGGTGGCCACCCTCCCGAGACTCGCTGATGCCTTTCTGGTAATGTTCGGCCTTACCTATGCACTACATCTCAGCTATCCCAAAGGACTGACCAACACCTTCGAATTTGCTCAGAAAATTTTACTTGGTCTGGAAGAATGTAAATTGTCACCCAGACTGCAGTCGCTGAAGAATGACTTGATGGGACAAGTGTAG